CCCGCATCGTAAGGTCGGCGCCTTGATGCATGCTCTCCTGCCCGATGAGTCGGCCTCGCCGCACAAAGCCAGGAGCAACCCGTACATGTTCGTGAACGTGGGGTTTCGGAGCATGCTCGACAAGCTTGAGCAGTTGGGAGCGTCGCGTCGCAGCCTGATTCTCAAGGCCGCAGGGGGAGCGGACATGCGGGGGGACAATCTGTTCAGAACCGGCGCGAGAAATCTGGAAGCCCTGCGGCATGTTCTTCACAAGGAGCGGCTCACGCTGGACGGATACGAAGTCGGGGGAACCATTCCAAGGACGTTGTACCTTTTTATGCAGACGGGGGATGTCGTGGTCAAAACCTTTGGCAAGACGAGAGCCATATGAGCAGACGCGAAGAGATCATCGCGCGCATCAAGGACGTGAAGCGCATGCCCTCCGCCGTGCAGAAGGCCGTTGTGCTTCTGGGCGATCCGGATGTGGATGTCGGGGAACTCTCCCGGATCATCGAGCACGATCCGGGATTGACGAGCAACGTGCTGCGACTTGCCAACTCTGCCTATTTCGGCGGATCACGCAGCATTGCCAGCGTCCGGGATGCCATTGTCCGCCTCGGCGCAGGCAACCTCAAGAAAATGCTTGCAACGGCCGGACTCGAGCCTGTGGCCAACCAGGAAATCAAGGGGTACGGCCTTCCGCCCGGAATGCTGCTCAAGCATTCCATCACGGTGGCCGTGAGCGCCGAGGAGCTGGCGAAGCAGCTTGGCCGGCGGGCTCCGGAACACACATTTACGGCCGGTCTGCTTTCCGACATAGGGAAGGTCGTTCTCGGAACCTTCCTGGCCGTGGACGCCGAACCGATCCTGGCACTGGCCCATGACCAGGGGCTGACTTTCGAGCGGGCCGAGGAGGAGATCCTCGGCATCAACCACGCGGAAGTGGGGGCGTTGCTGCTGGACTACTGGGAGCTTCCGGAGAATATAGTGCAAGTGGTCCGCTGGAAGTACGATCCGCTCGGTTTCGACGGCAGCGATCTGGCATTGGACCTGGTTCATGTGGCGGACGCGCTCGCCAAGATGTCCGGGATAGGCGTGGGCGTGGATGGCTTGAATTACCGCCCCTCGGATCAGGTGGTCAAGCGTCTGGAACTGACAAGCGAGATCATCGACAGGACGATGGCAGAGGTGCTTGACAAGGTGGAGCAGGTTTTCGAGGGCTTGGGAGGAGCATGAGTCTTCGAAAAATGAACAGGGCGGACATCTTTTGAATCCGCCCTGTTATAAAATATCTAGACTTTTTCGAAGTACTCTTTTTCCGCTCCGCACTTGGGACAGACCCAGTCTTCAGGCACGTCTTCCCAGGCGGTGCCGGGGGCCACGCCGTTTTCAGGATCCCCGATCTCAGGATCATAGACATATCCGCAAGGGCATTCCCATTTTTCCATCAGCGGCCTCCAGGGTGTTCCAAGGTTTACCAGTCTGACGAAAAAATATTCCAGGCTATGGAGAGTGTCAAGAATTGTGTTCCACGGCTCTCGGCGGCTCCCGGATTCTGTTGAGGTCCGGCATGTCTCGGCGAGAAGGGAGGCCTCCCGGCGAAAAAGCGTGGACGCACAGGCATGAGAACAGCTATCGTGATCCCGACCACATGTGCGCCGTCTCCAGGCCCGGCGATGGCGACGAAGGAGGATGCCATGAGTCATGAAAGCGAAAAAAGGTCCACTGATCGGGCACCTGTGCAAAAACAGGTGGAATTCTTCGTCGATGCGGACATCATTCAGGCGGAATCCGTCGATCTATCCCAAAGCGGCGTCCGCATGAATACGGACAAGCCCATCGCCATCCGCATGCGCATCTACCATCCGAACGGGGGATTCGACGAGCATGTGGCGCAATTGGTCTGGGCGGCGCGAAAAGGGGAGCAGATGAGCTACGGGTTCGAGTTTCATCCCGATCCGGAAGCCGAGGAATAGAACGTTCCCCTGACCGACGGGGTTTTTTCCTCTCTTCGCAGCCTGGGCACGGTGGTCGGCATCCGTTGATGTCTTCTTGCTGGGCTTTGCGGATCCCTTCCTTCTGCACGGGATACAATCTCTTGAAATGGATGCTGTTTTTTCGCCGATGACGGCATGATTTTGCTTGTCGGATGCATCCCGGCATGGCATGCGGAAAACGTAACCTAATTGTAACAAATCTTGCCGCTATGGCGGTTCCAAGGATCCAGATACGGAATGAGGTCGTTTTCATGGTTGAATTGAGCACTGAATCCGCGCCTGCCGCGACGGAAAAGCATATTTCGCCCTTGTTTTTCGATAAGCGGGATTATGCGCTGCTTGCCATCGTCAATGATGTCCTGGAGCGCGACGAGCCTCATTGGGATCTCAAGAAACTGCTCGCTCCCTATCTTCATCCCCACGGCATCAAGGAAATGGCCGCGACGCGCGGATTGCGCGTGGCCTACGCCGTCATCCACCTGCTCGGCTCCCTGGAACGCGGCAAGGCGCACGAGCGCGTGGAAGCCCTGCGCGCAGCGCGCGACGAGGTGCTGACCACGGCCAAGGGGTCGCTGCGCACCAATGCGGCTCGCGTGCTTTTGCAGGTCATGAAGGAGCTTGTGCGCTCCAAGGGCGATTATCTTCGCCAGCTCGAGCTGGCCCACGACTTTCGCATCGTGACCTCCGGCAAGCCGCGCGTCGTTCTTCAGCAGCTGCACAAGTATCATCTCGTGGAGATGCCGGAGGAGTGGAACCAGATCAGCTTCGACGATCATGTCCACGACGCCAACACCAAGGGGCGCAAGTCTCCGACCCACCTGATCATGGATGCCTGGATCAAGGGGATTCGCAGGCTCACCGTGGTCTATTACAACTACGTCGATCCGCGCGTGGCCGAGGAATTGCTGCGGGCCGCAGAGGTCATGGAGATTTCCGTGCATGTCGGGGTGGACGTCTCCGCGCGCTATCGCGACCGCTTCGCCCGATTCGTCTGGGAACCGCGCGGCTTCGCCGATTCCCAGGAATACCTCGCCTTCCTTCGTCGCCCGGACGTCCAGGAGTTCATGTCCGCAGGCCGTGCGGCCTCCAACTATCAGCACGCCTACGTTTTCGAGGTGCTCCGGGCCTACAATCAGCGCCATCGCCTCGACCTGGGGCGCAGCCTGGACATCGACGCGCCGCAGGTGGACGAGGTGGAATTCTGCGGATTCGTGGGCATGGGGCAGCCCTCGTTGCTGCACCTCGGCACGTTCATCCTGGAGCAGCTTGTCCCCCTGCTTCGGGAACGGCATGCCCGGCTGCGGACGGATTTTTGCGATCACGGGGCAGAAGGGGAGGAGGCGGAACGTGCGCGTCTGCTTCTGGAACGCATCTCCCGCCTCTGTGCAGAGGAGATCGTCGAACAGTATCTCATCCCCGAACGCAACCCTGATCTTGTCGATCCCGGGGATCCGGAAGCGCCTGACCTTCCGGAATTGATGGCAATGCCTCCGTTGAAGCTGATGCAGCGCTTCGCGGGACTCCATTCCCTGAATCGCGTGACCCTGATTCCCGACGGCCTGGGAACGGAGCAGGCTCTTGAGATCCTTTTCGATTGCCGCGGCTACGTCACCCACATGGAAATATTCAATCTCAAGGGCGACGTGGACAGCCGATCCGCGCAAAGCGTCGAACTGAACCGCCTGCGGCTGGCCCTGAACGATTCCAGCCCCATCGCGCTCAAGCGCATTCTGCGCCAGCGGATCAGCAGCCTTGAGCAGGGCGGCATTGAGGGAAACGACCTGCTGGACAAGCTCAACAGGATATTGGGCAATATCAACGGGTTCCGTGCGCCGTTCCGAAATTCTCCCCTGAAGGCGAGCATGGGCAGCCGTTCCACCGGAAGGTCCGTGCTCACGCGCGGGATGGGACTTGTCGTCGCGCAGACGTTGCCGTCCCGGTCGCAGCGGCATCTTCTGGCCAAGAGCGACAAGCGTGAGTTCCTTCCCGTCACCGTGGAAGTCTGGCGCCGGGTGACCTGCATCCCCATGGAAGCCGCCGGAGCATTGGGCGAGCGCTGGTTCGCGCTGTTGCGCTCGACGCAGTGGCTCGCGGGGCTCACCTGCCGCAAGGTCTCGGACTGGAAACCGGTGCGGTGGACGGTGTCCATGGAGTCTCGGGGCAATGTGGCCACCCTGGGAGGCCCGCGACGCGAGCCCGACAGCGGCTTGCAGCCCGGCTGCGAAGCCGAGCGCCGTCATCGCCAGCCGAGATTCAAGTATCTGAACAGCAGATGGCTGAACCTGCTCAAGGTGGCGGTGGGCTTCGTCCCTGCATTCCTCACGTTCGCCCTGACCAAGGACTGGTGGGTGTTGGCCTATCTTGGGGCCTTCATCTGGTTCGGAATCACCGGGGTTCGCAACGTGATTCAGTCCGTGCTCGGCGGCGGGGGCATACGGCGTTCCCCTCTGCTGCGCTGGAACGACTACGTCAGTTGGAGCCGTATCTGCGACTCCCTGCTTTTCACCGGCTTTTCCGTTCCCCTGCTGGACTGGCTGACCAAGAGCCTTGTCCTCGACCGCATGTTCGGCATCAACACCAGCACGGATCCGCTCCTGCTCTATACGATCATGGCCCTGACGAACGGCGTCTACATCACCAGCCACAATCTCTTCCGGGGACTGCCGCACAGCGCGGCCTTCGGGAATTTCTTCCGCAGCGTGCTTTCCATTCCCATCGCCGTGCTCTTCAACTCTCTGGTCGGGCTTGGGCTGGTCTTTTTGGGCACGCCCGATGTCAACGGCGTCCTGCAACGCTGGGCCGCGGTGATTTCCAAGCTGGCCTCGGATTGCGTGGCCGGATTCATCGAGGGCCTGGCCGACCGCCGCAACAACATTGATATGCGGCGCTGGGACTACAAGGCCAAGCTGGCGCAGGTATTCGAGACGTTTTCCGCCCTGGAGCTGCTCTTTCCGCGCAAGGACGTGCTCCTGATGTTGCAGCGTTCCGAGGAGTTCTTCAGCGAAATCCGTACGGCGCGCAGTTCGCTCGACAAGGTCATGATCGTCAACGCGCTGGATCTTCTCTATTTGTATATGTTCCAGCCGCGTGCGGCGAGCGCCTTGCGGGGCATGGTCGCGGCCATGTCGCGCGAGGAGAGGGCGGTTTTCTTCGCGTCGCAGCAAATCCTGGAG
This portion of the Paucidesulfovibrio longus DSM 6739 genome encodes:
- a CDS encoding chemotaxis protein CheD, which gives rise to MEETQQIVVSISDMKFSTRKEDVIVTFSLGSCLGITAYDPHRKVGALMHALLPDESASPHKARSNPYMFVNVGFRSMLDKLEQLGASRRSLILKAAGGADMRGDNLFRTGARNLEALRHVLHKERLTLDGYEVGGTIPRTLYLFMQTGDVVVKTFGKTRAI
- a CDS encoding HDOD domain-containing protein, producing the protein MSRREEIIARIKDVKRMPSAVQKAVVLLGDPDVDVGELSRIIEHDPGLTSNVLRLANSAYFGGSRSIASVRDAIVRLGAGNLKKMLATAGLEPVANQEIKGYGLPPGMLLKHSITVAVSAEELAKQLGRRAPEHTFTAGLLSDIGKVVLGTFLAVDAEPILALAHDQGLTFERAEEEILGINHAEVGALLLDYWELPENIVQVVRWKYDPLGFDGSDLALDLVHVADALAKMSGIGVGVDGLNYRPSDQVVKRLELTSEIIDRTMAEVLDKVEQVFEGLGGA
- a CDS encoding rubredoxin — protein: MEKWECPCGYVYDPEIGDPENGVAPGTAWEDVPEDWVCPKCGAEKEYFEKV
- a CDS encoding PilZ domain-containing protein produces the protein MSHESEKRSTDRAPVQKQVEFFVDADIIQAESVDLSQSGVRMNTDKPIAIRMRIYHPNGGFDEHVAQLVWAARKGEQMSYGFEFHPDPEAEE